A single Symbiobacterium thermophilum IAM 14863 DNA region contains:
- a CDS encoding branched-chain amino acid ABC transporter permease, which produces MIFAQQIISGLATGSLYALAALGLVLIFKTTDVVNFAQGEMAMFGTFIMFTLLKTAGLPYWGAFVLALAFAFLMGAVIERVALRPLAQAPLISVLIATLGLMQIINGVAGWIWGYQARPFPTAVSGSPIRLGDLVITLPDLVNLAVSLVVMTGFFLLFKFTKLGIAMRAVAENRVAARLMGIPTDRILSLTWGLGGVLAATAGILIAPVTNLDINMMADMQIKAFTAAVLGGFTSLPGAVVGGLTLGVLENLVGQFVPQLKTPFAFGLIVLVLMLRPSGLMGTVQRKKV; this is translated from the coding sequence GTGATCTTCGCCCAGCAGATCATCAGCGGCCTGGCCACGGGTTCGCTCTACGCCCTGGCCGCCCTGGGCCTGGTGCTGATCTTCAAGACCACCGACGTGGTCAACTTCGCCCAGGGCGAGATGGCCATGTTCGGCACCTTCATCATGTTCACCCTGCTGAAGACCGCCGGCCTCCCCTACTGGGGCGCCTTCGTGCTGGCGCTGGCCTTCGCCTTCCTGATGGGCGCCGTCATCGAGCGGGTGGCGCTGCGCCCCCTGGCCCAGGCCCCCCTCATCAGCGTGCTGATCGCGACGCTGGGGCTGATGCAGATCATCAACGGGGTGGCCGGCTGGATCTGGGGCTACCAGGCCAGGCCGTTCCCGACGGCGGTGAGCGGCAGCCCCATCCGCCTGGGCGACCTGGTGATCACCTTGCCGGACCTGGTCAACCTCGCCGTCAGCCTCGTGGTGATGACCGGCTTCTTCCTCCTCTTCAAGTTCACCAAGCTGGGCATCGCCATGCGGGCGGTGGCCGAAAACCGGGTGGCGGCCCGCCTGATGGGCATCCCCACCGACCGCATCCTCTCCCTCACCTGGGGGCTGGGAGGCGTCCTGGCCGCCACCGCCGGCATCCTCATCGCCCCGGTGACCAACCTGGACATCAACATGATGGCCGACATGCAGATCAAGGCGTTCACCGCCGCGGTGCTGGGCGGGTTCACCTCGCTGCCCGGCGCCGTGGTGGGCGGCCTCACCCTCGGCGTGCTGGAGAACCTGGTCGGCCAGTTCGTCCCGCAGCTGAAAACCCCCTTTGCCTTCGGCCTCATCGTGCTGGTGCTGATGCTGAGGCCCAGCGGCCTGATGGGGACCGTCCAGCGAAAGAAGGTGTAG
- a CDS encoding branched-chain amino acid ABC transporter permease, whose product MGKKLLFLLGALAVLALPYALPDEWSWLVLLTNRALILAIAAIGLNLLTGFAGQISIGHAAFMAIGAFASYGLTAKVGIPFWGALPLAGLISAAVGYALGFPALRLQGHYLAIATLGFGVAVPQILNLWKGLSGGWTGVKPAAPYLYGLYFKEDRPYYYLILIALALLTWVALNIARRRTGRAFIALRDSSVAAQAMGISLARYKTTAFALSAFYAGIAGSLWAHMMNYIAPHDFNLALSMELFTIIVLGGLASVPGSIVGSLFMSLMPKAVERISLALQRSGAFDHSPFLMNVFKNLNQVLTGVILVLVVLYLPLGLVDLWRRLQHWWAGRRHAAAGGVE is encoded by the coding sequence ATGGGCAAGAAGCTGCTCTTCCTCCTGGGCGCCCTGGCCGTGCTGGCGCTGCCCTACGCGCTGCCTGACGAATGGTCGTGGCTGGTGCTGCTCACCAACCGGGCCCTGATCCTGGCCATCGCGGCCATCGGCCTCAACCTGCTCACCGGCTTCGCCGGCCAGATCTCCATCGGCCACGCGGCCTTCATGGCCATCGGCGCCTTCGCCAGCTACGGCCTCACCGCCAAGGTCGGCATTCCCTTCTGGGGCGCCCTGCCGCTGGCAGGGCTGATCAGCGCCGCCGTGGGCTACGCCCTGGGCTTCCCGGCGCTCCGGCTGCAGGGCCACTACCTGGCCATCGCCACCCTGGGCTTCGGCGTGGCGGTGCCCCAGATCCTCAACCTCTGGAAGGGGCTCTCCGGCGGCTGGACCGGGGTGAAGCCCGCCGCCCCTTACCTCTATGGCCTCTACTTCAAGGAGGACCGCCCCTACTACTACCTGATCCTGATCGCCCTGGCCCTCCTCACCTGGGTGGCCCTGAACATCGCCAGACGGCGCACCGGTCGGGCCTTCATCGCCCTGCGGGACAGCAGCGTCGCCGCGCAGGCGATGGGCATCAGCCTGGCCCGGTACAAGACCACCGCCTTCGCCCTCTCGGCGTTCTACGCCGGCATCGCCGGCAGCCTCTGGGCCCACATGATGAACTACATCGCCCCCCACGACTTCAACCTGGCCCTGTCGATGGAGCTGTTCACCATCATCGTGCTGGGCGGCCTGGCCTCGGTGCCCGGCTCGATCGTGGGTTCGCTGTTCATGTCCCTGATGCCCAAGGCCGTGGAACGGATCTCGCTGGCGCTTCAGCGGTCGGGGGCCTTCGACCATTCCCCGTTCCTCATGAACGTCTTCAAGAACCTGAATCAGGTGCTGACGGGCGTCATCCTGGTGCTGGTGGTGCTCTACCTGCCCCTGGGGCTCGTGGACCTGTGGCGGAGGCTGCAGCACTGGTGGGCCGGGCGCCGGCACGCCGCGGCCGGGGGGGTGGAGTAG
- a CDS encoding acetyl-CoA C-acetyltransferase, whose product MREAVIVSAVRTPIGSLGGALSTVKSYELGAAAIAEALRRAGIRGEQVDEVIIGQVLEAGEGQHPARIASLKAGIPYTVPVTGVNKVCGSGLKAVALAAQAIMLGDADVVVAGGQESMSGAPYLVPRARFGYRMGHGQLVDSMIADALTCGWEHVHMGLTAENIAEQFGISREDQDAFAAASQQKAEAAIKAGRFREEIVPVTVPGRKGDTVVDADEHPRFGTTVEALAKLRPAFKEGGTVTAGNASGINDGAAAVVVMSAEKAASLGVRPMAVIRSYAAAGVEPRIMGTGPIPATRKALARAGLTIDRLDLIEANEAFAAQALAVVRGLELDPGKVNVNGGAIALGHPVGASGARILVTLLYEMQRRRSRYGLATLCIGGGQGIAMVVERA is encoded by the coding sequence ATGCGGGAAGCGGTGATCGTGTCGGCGGTGCGCACCCCCATCGGCAGCCTGGGCGGCGCGCTGTCGACCGTGAAGTCTTACGAGCTGGGCGCGGCCGCCATCGCCGAGGCGCTGCGCCGGGCCGGGATCCGCGGCGAGCAGGTGGATGAGGTGATCATCGGCCAGGTGCTGGAGGCCGGGGAGGGGCAACACCCTGCCCGGATCGCGAGCCTGAAGGCCGGGATCCCCTACACGGTGCCGGTGACCGGCGTCAACAAGGTCTGCGGCTCCGGCCTGAAGGCGGTGGCCCTGGCCGCCCAGGCGATCATGCTCGGGGATGCCGACGTGGTGGTGGCCGGCGGCCAGGAGTCGATGTCCGGGGCCCCCTACCTGGTGCCCCGGGCCCGGTTCGGCTACCGGATGGGCCACGGCCAGCTGGTGGACTCGATGATCGCGGACGCCCTGACCTGCGGCTGGGAGCACGTCCACATGGGGCTCACCGCCGAGAACATCGCCGAGCAGTTCGGCATCAGCCGGGAGGACCAGGACGCCTTCGCCGCCGCCTCCCAGCAGAAGGCGGAGGCGGCGATCAAGGCCGGCAGGTTCCGGGAGGAGATCGTGCCGGTGACCGTGCCCGGCCGCAAGGGCGACACGGTGGTGGACGCCGACGAGCACCCGCGCTTCGGCACCACGGTGGAGGCGCTGGCCAAACTCCGCCCGGCCTTCAAGGAGGGCGGCACCGTGACGGCCGGCAACGCCTCCGGCATCAACGACGGCGCCGCGGCGGTGGTGGTGATGTCGGCGGAGAAGGCGGCGTCCCTGGGGGTCAGGCCCATGGCGGTGATCCGCAGCTACGCCGCCGCCGGGGTGGAGCCCCGGATCATGGGCACCGGCCCCATCCCGGCCACCCGGAAGGCCCTGGCCCGGGCGGGACTGACCATCGACCGGCTGGACCTGATCGAGGCCAACGAGGCCTTCGCCGCCCAGGCCCTCGCGGTGGTCCGGGGGCTGGAACTGGACCCCGGCAAGGTCAACGTCAACGGCGGCGCCATCGCCCTGGGCCATCCCGTAGGGGCCTCGGGCGCCCGCATCCTGGTCACGCTGCTTTACGAGATGCAGAGGCGGCGGAGCCGGTACGGCCTGGCGACCCTCTGCATCGGCGGCGGCCAGGGCATCGCCATGGTGGTCGAGCGGGCCTGA
- a CDS encoding ABC transporter substrate-binding protein, whose amino-acid sequence MRRWFTAILACALSLALIAGCSAPPEAESPGQTSGPSSSQPAGQTGGQSGETQPRREVQGVTDTTVKVGGFAAQSGPVAPIGISVRKGFEAYIKHVNDQGGVHGRKIEIVNIIDDQFDGSKALTAAKQLVESDKVFALAPILGTAGFMASYDYFVEKRIPVIYPMTGVEQTAHPPQENIFAVQPNNYDEAKILTQYLVDELGLKKIAVLWQNSDMGEQGLKGVKDYIGELGAELVYDAPHDAGSVDFTTPVLNLKQKGAEGVVIMTTLAETIGIVKEMHKQGVTAVPITSYVNADPVNVPALAGEAAIGLYAGGWVPVADPDDPNIQKFWEIYGRYNNGELPDAYGTAGFIAAELLVKGLEDAGRDLTYESFIQALENLNDWSGIMARNLTYGPGERAGVKAFYLNKVIEQDGNIVMVQVNQEPYRLR is encoded by the coding sequence GTGAGACGTTGGTTCACTGCGATCCTCGCCTGCGCGCTTTCCCTGGCCCTGATCGCCGGGTGCTCGGCGCCGCCCGAGGCGGAGTCGCCGGGGCAGACCTCCGGCCCGTCCTCCAGCCAGCCGGCCGGGCAGACGGGCGGACAGTCCGGGGAGACCCAGCCCCGGCGTGAGGTCCAGGGCGTCACCGACACCACCGTCAAGGTCGGCGGCTTCGCCGCCCAGTCCGGCCCCGTGGCGCCGATCGGCATCTCGGTGCGCAAGGGCTTCGAGGCCTACATCAAGCACGTCAACGACCAGGGCGGCGTCCACGGCCGGAAGATCGAGATCGTGAACATCATCGACGACCAGTTCGACGGCTCCAAGGCCCTGACGGCCGCCAAGCAGCTGGTGGAGTCGGACAAGGTCTTCGCCCTGGCGCCCATCCTGGGCACCGCCGGCTTCATGGCCAGCTACGACTACTTCGTGGAGAAGCGGATCCCCGTCATCTACCCGATGACCGGCGTGGAACAGACGGCTCACCCGCCCCAGGAGAACATCTTCGCGGTGCAGCCCAACAACTACGACGAGGCCAAGATCCTCACCCAGTACCTGGTGGACGAGCTGGGCCTGAAGAAGATCGCCGTGCTCTGGCAGAACAGCGACATGGGTGAGCAGGGCCTGAAGGGCGTGAAGGACTACATCGGCGAGCTCGGGGCTGAACTGGTCTACGACGCCCCGCACGACGCCGGCTCGGTGGACTTCACCACCCCGGTGCTCAACCTGAAGCAGAAGGGCGCCGAGGGCGTGGTGATCATGACCACCCTGGCGGAGACCATCGGCATCGTGAAGGAGATGCACAAGCAAGGCGTCACCGCCGTGCCCATCACCTCCTACGTCAACGCCGACCCGGTGAACGTGCCGGCCCTCGCGGGCGAGGCGGCCATCGGCCTCTACGCCGGCGGCTGGGTGCCCGTGGCCGACCCCGACGACCCCAACATCCAGAAGTTCTGGGAGATCTACGGCCGGTACAACAACGGCGAGCTGCCTGACGCCTACGGCACCGCCGGCTTCATCGCCGCCGAGCTGCTGGTGAAGGGCCTGGAGGACGCCGGCCGCGACCTCACCTACGAGAGCTTCATCCAGGCGCTCGAGAACCTGAACGACTGGAGCGGCATCATGGCCCGGAACCTGACCTACGGCCCGGGCGAGCGGGCGGGCGTCAAGGCCTTCTACCTGAACAAGGTCATCGAGCAGGACGGCAACATCGTGATGGTGCAGGTGAACCAGGAGCCGTACCGCCTCCGGTAA